Within Alkaliphilus flagellatus, the genomic segment TGAATATTCTACCATCTTTTTAATGCTTTTTTCCCTCATATATATTATTTCAAAATAAAATCCTCCTAAACATTATCTTGCACTATATTTATAGTACATTAAATTTCTCTATTTATGCAATATATAACAATTCTAAAACTCAATATGACTTAAGCCCTCATTTATAAAATCTAATTCGTAAATATTGGGTTTTATGATATAATAAACTAATTAAATGTATAATATTGTATATAAAATATTATATACTTTGATATAGAGTTAAAAATAATGCAAGGGGGCTTTTTTATGAAGGGAACAATTGTATCCACATGGTTAAGCAGTCTAAGAGATATATTTGATGATAATACTGTGGATACAGCACTACAATTTACTAATTGGGATAAAACCAAAATTATAACGCCGTTAGAAGATATAGCTGATGAAGAAATATTTGAAGTTTTTAATCAAGTTTCTAAACTAACTAATATACCTACTAATGAAATTTGGCGTAAAGTAGGAAGACAAAACATAAGTTCATTCCACAAATGGTTTCCATCCTATTTTGAAAGACGAAGCCTTAAAGGCTTCTTAATGATGATGGACGATGTACATAGCCAGTTAACAAAATTAATAAAGGGAGCTACTCCACCAAGATTAATTGCTAAAGATGTTAGTGAGAACGAACTAGAAATTACTTATATTTCTAAACGTGGTCTTTTTGATTATTTCTTAGGTCTTTTAGAAGGTAGCTCCTCATTTTTTAATGAAAAATTAGAGTTCTCTATTTTAGAAACTGGAACTCACAAAGATGGTCGAAAAAAGATGAGAGTACATATTAAAGTAGAAAAATCTCCAGATACTATAATTAATGTTTTTTCTTCAAAATTATTTAGTTTTGGTATTTTAAAAAATCTTCCTTTAAAAGTTAGTATAGTTCCAAGTATTATTACTTTCTTAGCTTTAATATTTTTAAGTAATAGTACGAATTGGATTTCAAATATATTAATATCCTTAATTACACTCGTATCTACTTACGTTGTGGCTTTTATAGTTACAAAACCCATTAATATTGTAAACCAAGAAATTATAAAACTTAAAGATTATGATTTTGCAAGTAAAACCACACTAAAAACAAAAGATACTATAGAAACCATAGTTAATGAACTGAACGAAACAAAAGAAGTTTTAAAAAAGGATTTTCTTTTTCTTAAAGGCGGTACAGATGATTTGACAAAGTTTGTAGAACAGTTTACAGAAATTGCGCAAACTATGAGAATTTTTTCAGATTCCATATCATCTATTGTTCATGAGGTGGCTCTAGGTGCGACCCATCAGGCGGAGGAGACAGGAGAGTCTGTGTATCAATTAGATGAATACGTTACTAGACTATCTAATATTGTAGCCGAAGAAACTGAAAGTAAAAATCAATTAGAAGAAGCCAGTTTAGGGCTGCAAAAATCCTTCCATGAAATTAAACAGGCTACCGAATTAATCAATGATGTAAAAGATAATTTTTCTGACGTTAATCATCAAGGTAGAGAGATTTCATCACAAGCTAGTAAGATTATGGAAATAAGCTCTACTGTCGAAGCTATTGCAGATCAAACAAATCTTTTAGCTCTCAATGCAGCTATAGAAGCAGCGCGAGCTGGTGAAGCTGGTAGAGGCTTTACCGTAGTTGCAGAGGAAATACGAAAGTTAGCTGAGCATTCTAAAGATGCGGTAGGAGAGATAAATAACAATTTAATTTTCTTTATAAAGCAAATTGAAACCTTA encodes:
- a CDS encoding heme NO-binding domain-containing protein, with translation MKGTIVSTWLSSLRDIFDDNTVDTALQFTNWDKTKIITPLEDIADEEIFEVFNQVSKLTNIPTNEIWRKVGRQNISSFHKWFPSYFERRSLKGFLMMMDDVHSQLTKLIKGATPPRLIAKDVSENELEITYISKRGLFDYFLGLLEGSSSFFNEKLEFSILETGTHKDGRKKMRVHIKVEKSPDTIINVFSSKLFSFGILKNLPLKVSIVPSIITFLALIFLSNSTNWISNILISLITLVSTYVVAFIVTKPINIVNQEIIKLKDYDFASKTTLKTKDTIETIVNELNETKEVLKKDFLFLKGGTDDLTKFVEQFTEIAQTMRIFSDSISSIVHEVALGATHQAEETGESVYQLDEYVTRLSNIVAEETESKNQLEEASLGLQKSFHEIKQATELINDVKDNFSDVNHQGREISSQASKIMEISSTVEAIADQTNLLALNAAIEAARAGEAGRGFTVVAEEIRKLAEHSKDAVGEINNNLIFFIKQIETLVYKIQSQYDQLETSNETLEKVTINNQVSTNKILDASSVIVRLIDELSSETNRLNSVIENIHSLASIAEENSAASEEMSANVTQYTEKVSDLSDSIGLFETLINNFKNQLKKYKI